The following proteins come from a genomic window of Azotosporobacter soli:
- a CDS encoding phage tail protein, whose translation MSYNSNLPVDNTADIRENFRALKDDKIVAAATAITAESAEKLANARKISLKGDATGSTNFDGSADVTISVDVVSADVSSSCTGNAATATKLETARNINGVSFDGTKDITIRAEADGGNADTVDGKHASDFVSAGYGVPVGSVVYLAQQSAPEGWLKADGSAILRTQYADLFTAVGTMFGAGDGSTTFNLPDLRGEFVRGFDDGRGIDGNRALGSWQNDMLRSHQHTFPAGDVSGGPALQANRTIGYNTAHTTFVGGEETRPRNIALLACIKY comes from the coding sequence ATGTCTTACAATTCAAATTTACCAGTGGACAATACAGCCGATATTCGGGAAAACTTTCGGGCGCTCAAAGATGACAAGATTGTTGCGGCGGCTACGGCGATTACTGCTGAGAGTGCTGAAAAATTAGCAAATGCAAGAAAAATATCTCTTAAGGGGGATGCTACGGGTAGTACAAATTTTGATGGTTCGGCAGATGTGACGATCAGCGTAGATGTAGTTAGCGCGGATGTTTCGTCTTCATGTACCGGCAATGCTGCAACTGCAACAAAGTTAGAAACAGCACGAAATATTAATGGCGTATCCTTTGATGGCACAAAGGATATTACGATTAGAGCAGAAGCTGACGGTGGGAATGCGGATACTGTAGATGGGAAACATGCGAGTGATTTTGTATCCGCTGGATATGGTGTCCCGGTTGGTTCGGTGGTATATCTTGCACAGCAATCCGCACCAGAGGGGTGGTTAAAAGCTGATGGCTCAGCGATTTTAAGGACACAGTATGCTGATTTATTTACCGCAGTTGGTACTATGTTTGGCGCTGGTGATGGCAGCACTACATTTAACTTGCCAGACCTTCGTGGTGAATTTGTACGCGGATTTGATGATGGACGTGGAATTGATGGTAATAGAGCATTGGGGAGCTGGCAGAATGATATGTTGCGATCACACCAACATACATTTCCAGCAGGCGATGTGTCTGGCGGACCTGCATTGCAGGCTAATAGGACAATTGGATATAATACAGCGCACACTACTTTTGTTGGTGGTGAGGAAACGCGTCCTCGTAACATAGCACTGCTAGCTTGTATTAAATATTGA
- a CDS encoding nicotinate phosphoribosyltransferase → MMVNNMTLSLLTDFYELTMANGYLKSGLAEKTAYFDMFFRRIPDNGGFAIIAGVEQLIAYLQELSFTEADIEYLRGKALFSEEFLNYLKDFTFSCDIWAIPEGTPVFPNEPIVTVKGPVIQAQLIETMLLLTINHQSLIATKANRIVRAAKGRSVMELGTRRAQGVDGALLGARAAFIGGCIGTACTAAESEFGIPAIGTMAHSWVQMFPSEYEAFKAYAETYPEACTLLVDTYNVLKSGLPNAIRVFNENVVPKGFRPQGIRIDSGDIAYLSREIRSQLDAAGFPDCKIIASNSLDEYIIRELLLQGANVDCFGVGERLITAKSDPVFGGVYKLVAVEDEGVVIPKIKLSENVEKITNPGFKQVWRLFDRRNNKAIADVITLADEEIDELKSYELFDPEFTWKRKRVSGFYAKKLQVPLFEKGRCVYESPSLTAVQSYCREQVDSLWSESLRFENPHKYYVDLSQALWEIKNELLRQYTME, encoded by the coding sequence ATGATGGTAAACAATATGACTCTGTCTTTACTTACTGATTTTTATGAACTGACCATGGCGAACGGCTATCTGAAAAGCGGTCTGGCGGAAAAAACGGCGTACTTTGACATGTTTTTTCGCAGGATACCGGATAATGGCGGTTTCGCGATCATTGCAGGCGTTGAACAATTGATCGCCTATTTGCAGGAACTGAGCTTTACGGAGGCGGACATCGAATATTTGCGCGGCAAAGCGCTTTTCAGTGAAGAGTTTCTCAATTATCTGAAGGACTTTACCTTTAGCTGCGATATCTGGGCGATTCCGGAAGGGACGCCGGTCTTTCCGAACGAACCGATCGTGACGGTGAAAGGGCCGGTGATCCAGGCGCAGCTGATCGAGACGATGCTGCTCCTGACGATCAACCACCAGAGCCTGATCGCGACGAAGGCGAACCGCATCGTCCGAGCGGCGAAAGGACGCAGCGTGATGGAACTCGGCACACGCCGGGCGCAGGGCGTCGACGGCGCACTGCTCGGCGCGCGGGCGGCCTTCATCGGCGGCTGCATCGGTACGGCCTGCACGGCGGCGGAAAGCGAATTCGGCATTCCGGCGATCGGCACGATGGCGCATAGCTGGGTACAGATGTTTCCGAGCGAATACGAAGCGTTCAAGGCGTATGCCGAGACGTATCCGGAGGCCTGCACGCTGTTGGTCGATACGTACAATGTGTTGAAATCGGGGCTGCCGAACGCGATCCGTGTCTTTAATGAAAACGTCGTGCCGAAAGGCTTTCGTCCGCAGGGCATTCGGATTGACAGCGGCGACATCGCCTATCTGTCGCGCGAAATCCGCAGCCAGCTCGATGCGGCCGGGTTTCCCGACTGCAAGATCATCGCTTCCAATTCGCTCGACGAGTACATCATCCGCGAACTGCTGCTGCAGGGCGCGAACGTCGACTGCTTCGGCGTCGGCGAGCGTTTGATCACCGCGAAGTCGGATCCGGTTTTTGGCGGCGTATATAAATTGGTCGCAGTTGAAGATGAAGGGGTTGTGATCCCGAAGATCAAGCTGAGCGAAAACGTGGAAAAGATCACGAATCCCGGCTTCAAGCAGGTTTGGCGTCTCTTTGACCGGCGCAACAATAAGGCGATTGCCGACGTGATCACGCTGGCGGACGAAGAGATCGATGAGCTGAAAAGCTATGAACTGTTCGATCCGGAATTTACCTGGAAACGCAAGCGGGTAAGCGGATTTTACGCCAAGAAGCTGCAGGTGCCGCTCTTTGAGAAAGGGCGCTGCGTTTATGAAAGTCCGTCGCTGACCGCCGTGCAATCGTATTGCCGCGAGCAGGTCGATAGTTTATGGAGCGAAAGCCTGCGCTTTGAAAATCCGCATAAATATTATGTGGATTTGTCGCAAGCGCTCTGGGAGATCAAGAACGAACTGCTGCGCCAGTATACGATGGAGTAA
- a CDS encoding CsgG/HfaB family protein, translating to MMATSKPFRALIFCSLVLLLGLLASSSAFAAGLRYTIAVSQFENRSNWSGQYQLGDAYGAVLTDVLNQSGKYIVLGEKDMRSDAASESGQAGSAAQLLVKGVITHVQNTSNSGGGISFGGVLFGGAQSESEINVTMYIVDTASGRVLASKSIVGKSSGGGVLIGGGGAVFGTQHKDNMGKAVENAIAQSVVWMDQQLPAIKWSGLVVLNENGSIYINRGSREGVSVGQRLIVGQTRVLRDPISKEVLDETLSEIATLEVTTVKEKLSICSVVSGLADGIETGMKVLQP from the coding sequence ATGATGGCAACGTCGAAACCGTTTCGCGCGCTCATTTTCTGCAGCCTCGTTCTACTTCTCGGACTTCTGGCAAGCAGCAGCGCCTTTGCTGCCGGCTTGCGCTATACGATTGCGGTTTCCCAGTTTGAAAACCGTTCCAACTGGAGCGGGCAATATCAGCTCGGCGACGCGTACGGCGCGGTTCTCACCGATGTACTCAATCAATCCGGCAAATACATCGTGCTGGGCGAAAAAGACATGCGCAGCGATGCGGCCAGCGAAAGCGGCCAGGCGGGCAGCGCCGCGCAGCTCTTGGTTAAAGGCGTGATTACGCATGTGCAAAACACCTCGAACAGCGGCGGCGGCATCAGCTTTGGCGGCGTCCTGTTCGGCGGCGCGCAGTCGGAATCCGAAATCAACGTAACAATGTATATCGTCGATACCGCCAGCGGCCGTGTGCTCGCCTCGAAAAGCATCGTCGGCAAATCGAGCGGCGGCGGCGTCCTGATTGGCGGCGGCGGCGCGGTGTTCGGCACGCAGCACAAGGACAACATGGGCAAAGCGGTGGAAAACGCGATCGCGCAGTCCGTCGTCTGGATGGACCAGCAGCTGCCGGCGATCAAATGGTCCGGTTTGGTCGTGCTGAATGAAAACGGCAGCATCTACATCAACCGCGGCTCGCGGGAAGGCGTCAGCGTCGGCCAGCGCCTGATCGTCGGACAGACCAGAGTGCTGCGCGACCCGATCAGCAAAGAAGTGCTTGATGAAACGCTCAGTGAAATAGCCACGCTTGAAGTCACGACGGTAAAAGAAAAATTGTCGATCTGCTCCGTCGTCTCCGGCTTAGCCGACGGCATCGAAACCGGCATGAAAGTCTTGCAGCCCTAG
- a CDS encoding SMI1/KNR4 family protein yields the protein MTAQKKTEIKEWVEKIAAANQEQSSRCFGIDSVQELYPPCPEAELRLYEQSLGRPLPPSYRKFLRLHNGWGGFSRNISLLGTRYRQEKDLLAAIEEFQAIEALDGKMGAATGIFVAAAPDGRYFLYYDIHTRRKNGEMELVEYIYPKGEVCCYPDLTTYLMKHFETYCGGGGETLVPSLNEEMRMVLVDAAHGQELLAQRDLKGLKALWAEKEWVRSSLLQSMAINVPPWAATDRNLLLAFQEELLGEAGPVDLRGLAIAAFLEYDLELFDKVALTMGDNVAGLEFFAQDLLAQKKYAEALKVLIAVVNSSKASLDAWSQLVDALLEVEIPEFDTSALLLRAEARGRSRGEIFHKVARVWLKLGKEDRALAAIANAVRSGQLKLEDLHKDGLLADLHQDPKFNRLFLEAYQRETPSSKLNRRV from the coding sequence ATGACGGCGCAGAAAAAAACGGAAATAAAAGAATGGGTAGAAAAAATCGCAGCAGCAAACCAGGAACAATCTTCGCGCTGCTTTGGCATTGATTCGGTGCAGGAGTTATATCCGCCCTGCCCGGAGGCGGAACTTCGCCTCTATGAACAGTCGCTTGGCCGCCCGCTGCCGCCGAGCTATCGCAAGTTCTTGCGGCTGCACAACGGCTGGGGCGGTTTCAGCCGCAACATCTCCTTGCTGGGTACGCGTTATCGTCAGGAAAAGGATTTGCTCGCGGCGATCGAAGAGTTTCAGGCGATCGAGGCGTTGGACGGAAAAATGGGCGCGGCTACCGGAATTTTTGTCGCCGCTGCGCCGGACGGACGTTATTTCTTATATTATGATATCCATACGCGGCGTAAAAACGGCGAGATGGAACTGGTCGAATATATCTATCCGAAGGGCGAGGTCTGCTGTTATCCCGATCTCACGACCTATCTGATGAAACATTTCGAGACCTATTGCGGCGGAGGCGGCGAGACGCTGGTACCCAGCCTGAACGAAGAAATGCGCATGGTCCTGGTCGATGCGGCGCATGGCCAGGAACTTTTGGCGCAGCGTGACCTGAAAGGGTTAAAGGCGCTCTGGGCGGAGAAGGAATGGGTGCGCAGCAGTCTGCTGCAGTCGATGGCGATCAATGTTCCGCCCTGGGCGGCAACGGACCGGAACCTGCTCCTGGCGTTTCAGGAAGAGCTGCTCGGCGAAGCCGGGCCAGTCGATCTGCGTGGCTTGGCAATCGCGGCGTTTCTCGAATATGACCTGGAGCTGTTTGACAAAGTGGCGTTGACGATGGGCGACAATGTTGCGGGACTCGAGTTTTTTGCGCAGGACTTACTGGCGCAAAAGAAATATGCAGAGGCGCTCAAGGTGCTGATTGCGGTCGTGAACAGTTCCAAAGCATCGCTCGATGCGTGGAGCCAGCTGGTCGATGCGCTGCTCGAAGTCGAAATTCCGGAGTTTGATACCAGCGCGCTTTTGCTCAGGGCGGAGGCCAGAGGGCGCAGCCGGGGCGAGATCTTTCACAAGGTGGCGCGCGTTTGGCTGAAACTGGGCAAAGAGGATCGCGCGTTGGCCGCGATTGCAAATGCGGTGCGCAGCGGTCAATTGAAACTCGAGGACTTGCACAAGGACGGCCTCTTGGCCGACCTGCATCAGGATCCGAAATTCAACCGCTTGTTTTTGGAGGCGTACCAGCGGGAAACGCCGAGCAGCAAGCTGAACCGGCGCGTTTGA
- a CDS encoding alanyl-tRNA editing protein: MSVSKLFWQDPYATTLEARIQTLDGSVITLDRTIFFAFSGGQASDSGTIGGRHVLEARKDGLEIFYTLDSAAGLAAGDSVLVAIDGARRLRLMRLHFAAELVLELVNQLFDRPEKLGANISADKARLDFSWSGNITSILPLLSEKLDLMIAADHEIVSSFRDRAAELRTWKIDGFATVDCGGTHPRRTGEVGSVHLKRGKGLGKDKERIEITLCD; the protein is encoded by the coding sequence ATGTCCGTTAGCAAACTTTTCTGGCAGGATCCCTATGCCACGACACTTGAGGCTCGTATTCAGACGCTTGACGGCTCCGTCATCACGCTTGACCGGACGATCTTCTTCGCCTTTTCCGGCGGCCAGGCCTCCGACAGCGGTACGATCGGCGGACGCCATGTCCTCGAAGCGCGCAAGGACGGCCTTGAGATTTTTTATACGCTGGACTCTGCCGCCGGTCTCGCCGCTGGCGATTCGGTGCTGGTCGCGATCGACGGCGCACGACGCCTGCGCTTAATGCGTTTGCATTTCGCCGCCGAACTCGTTCTCGAGCTAGTTAATCAGCTCTTTGACCGTCCGGAAAAATTGGGCGCCAACATCTCAGCCGACAAGGCACGTCTCGATTTTTCCTGGTCCGGCAATATCACATCCATTTTGCCGCTGCTCAGCGAAAAACTCGATCTCATGATCGCCGCCGATCACGAGATCGTCAGTTCCTTTCGCGACCGGGCTGCGGAGCTGCGCACCTGGAAGATTGACGGCTTTGCCACGGTCGACTGCGGCGGCACGCACCCTCGCCGAACCGGCGAGGTCGGCAGCGTGCACCTGAAACGCGGCAAGGGACTCGGCAAAGACAAGGAACGCATTGAAATCACGCTCTGCGACTAA
- a CDS encoding chemotaxis protein CheW, translating into MDEQVVAFMLGSEEYGIEISRVREIIVYKGATPMPKAPAYMDGIVDIRGMIIPVIDLGVKLGVATQQEEEKHALVVECGTQQVALRVDRVTEVRFIADEQIDWTDKIEMPGSKGDRSIRGIGKIDSKLCILLDVDRIFSADEWTKLGETSAGSQAL; encoded by the coding sequence GTGGATGAGCAAGTGGTTGCCTTTATGCTGGGCAGTGAGGAATATGGCATTGAAATCAGCCGGGTCAGGGAAATCATTGTTTATAAAGGCGCGACGCCGATGCCGAAAGCGCCCGCTTACATGGACGGCATCGTCGACATACGCGGCATGATTATCCCGGTCATCGATCTTGGCGTCAAGCTGGGCGTTGCAACGCAGCAGGAAGAAGAAAAGCATGCGCTGGTGGTCGAATGCGGTACGCAGCAGGTGGCGCTTCGCGTCGATCGGGTGACGGAGGTGCGATTTATCGCGGATGAGCAGATCGACTGGACGGACAAGATTGAAATGCCGGGCAGCAAAGGGGATCGCTCAATTCGCGGCATCGGCAAGATCGACAGCAAACTTTGCATTTTACTTGATGTGGATCGGATCTTCTCCGCTGACGAGTGGACGAAACTCGGCGAAACGAGTGCAGGGTCACAGGCCCTATAA
- a CDS encoding CD3073 family putative ECF transporter S component, with product MKEVTQLNRSAFMLTFSAICLAINLVLGMVMQSLKIPLLYLDTLGTMLGAAVLGPWYGAAIGGLTNVVQGVLTNPVNIPFALVNVAIGLTVGWVARRYGFGWKVALPTGLFLAVAAPLVGTPIAIWIFGGLGGSGTDFLVLWLLKSGQGIFSAAFWPRIVGNLVDKIGCALLTAFLLKRIPLAQLLPGKRML from the coding sequence ATGAAAGAGGTGACGCAGTTGAATCGATCGGCCTTTATGCTTACTTTTTCTGCAATCTGTTTGGCGATCAATCTGGTGCTTGGGATGGTGATGCAGAGCTTGAAAATTCCGCTTCTGTATCTCGATACGCTGGGGACGATGCTGGGCGCAGCTGTCTTGGGTCCTTGGTATGGTGCGGCGATCGGCGGCTTGACGAATGTGGTGCAGGGCGTGTTGACCAATCCGGTCAACATCCCCTTTGCGCTTGTGAATGTGGCGATCGGCCTGACGGTGGGCTGGGTTGCGCGGCGCTACGGTTTCGGCTGGAAAGTGGCCTTGCCGACCGGCCTTTTTCTTGCGGTGGCCGCACCGCTGGTCGGGACGCCGATTGCCATCTGGATTTTTGGCGGTTTGGGCGGCAGCGGCACCGACTTTTTGGTGTTGTGGTTATTAAAGAGCGGGCAGGGGATTTTTTCGGCGGCGTTTTGGCCGCGGATTGTCGGGAATTTGGTCGATAAGATCGGCTGTGCGCTGTTGACGGCCTTTTTGTTGAAGCGAATCCCGCTTGCGCAGCTGTTGCCCGGCAAAAGGATGCTGTGA
- a CDS encoding carbonic anhydrase, with translation MQKLLDGLVRFRSKDFEEHRDLFKGLKSQQKPHTLFIACSDSRVDPNLITGTLPGELFIVRNIANLVPPYRDASEFLATTSAIEYAVLVLGIENIIVCGHSNCGGCAACLGPAEKLDELPHTKKWLELAHPVRNRILREIPADEPEAREWMMEQANVAEQLKHLLTYPCIAERVEAGTLAISGWHYIIETGEVFVYDSAGGEFRLANSLW, from the coding sequence ATGCAAAAGTTGCTGGACGGGCTGGTTCGTTTTCGCAGCAAAGATTTTGAAGAGCATCGCGACTTGTTCAAGGGGCTGAAATCGCAGCAAAAGCCGCATACGCTTTTTATCGCCTGTTCGGATTCGCGCGTCGATCCGAATCTGATCACCGGTACGCTGCCCGGCGAGCTGTTCATCGTCCGCAACATCGCCAACCTTGTGCCGCCGTATCGCGATGCCTCAGAGTTTTTGGCGACGACGTCGGCGATCGAATATGCGGTGCTGGTGCTCGGCATTGAAAATATCATCGTCTGCGGGCATTCGAACTGCGGCGGCTGCGCGGCCTGTCTTGGCCCGGCGGAGAAGCTCGATGAGCTGCCGCATACGAAAAAGTGGCTGGAACTGGCGCATCCGGTGCGAAACCGGATCCTGCGCGAAATACCGGCGGATGAACCGGAGGCGCGCGAATGGATGATGGAGCAGGCCAACGTGGCGGAACAGCTGAAGCATCTTTTGACCTATCCTTGCATCGCAGAGCGGGTCGAGGCAGGGACGCTTGCGATTAGCGGCTGGCATTATATCATAGAGACCGGTGAAGTGTTCGTCTATGACAGCGCGGGCGGCGAATTCCGGCTGGCGAACAGTTTGTGGTGA
- a CDS encoding sigma-54 interaction domain-containing protein, with translation MTEKSEGKSAALTVESAEEAKLMLEAIIDATQDIISVAGLDGRLLLVNQAYTRVIGLSKAEVIGQPATVDISEGESMHLHVMQTREPVVGVPMQVGPQKREVIVNAAPVLVQGELKGSVIVAHDVSEIRRLTEELKRIKSLVRKMQSRYTFADIIAVGAEMSDVVAAAKRSAESSVTVLLSGESGTGKELFAHAIHHASPRRNEPLIRVNCTAIPETLIESELFGYEAGAFTGALKRGKKGLFEESGHGTIFLDEIGEIPLHVQAKLLRVLQEKEIIRVGGTRSIPVDIRVIAATNRNLWEAVQQGSFREDLYYRIHVFPIAIPPLRKRRDEFAYLVRHLLTKLNGEYGRNVAKVSNEAMALLLQHDWPGNVRELENVLARSMISMQFSETVLQAAHLPQLAQTERRPAKTTPGAPACAALTLAAAVEETERAAILAALQAAGNNKTLAAKHLGITVRNLYYKLEKYRITTGGHDIECEK, from the coding sequence ATGACGGAAAAAAGCGAAGGCAAAAGCGCCGCGTTGACGGTGGAAAGTGCGGAAGAAGCCAAATTAATGCTGGAAGCAATCATCGATGCGACGCAGGACATCATCTCGGTCGCAGGGCTTGACGGCCGGCTGCTTTTGGTCAATCAGGCGTATACCCGCGTGATCGGACTGAGCAAGGCGGAGGTGATCGGGCAACCGGCAACGGTCGATATCAGCGAGGGCGAGAGCATGCATCTGCATGTCATGCAGACGCGCGAGCCGGTTGTCGGCGTACCGATGCAGGTCGGGCCGCAAAAGCGCGAGGTCATCGTCAACGCCGCGCCGGTGCTTGTCCAGGGCGAACTGAAGGGCAGCGTGATCGTTGCGCATGACGTCTCGGAAATCCGTCGCCTGACCGAAGAACTGAAACGGATAAAATCACTTGTGCGCAAGATGCAAAGCCGCTATACGTTCGCGGACATCATCGCAGTCGGCGCTGAAATGAGTGATGTCGTCGCCGCCGCAAAGCGCAGCGCGGAAAGTTCGGTGACCGTGCTTTTAAGCGGTGAGAGCGGCACCGGCAAGGAACTGTTCGCGCATGCGATTCACCACGCCAGTCCACGCCGCAACGAACCGCTGATTCGCGTGAACTGCACCGCGATTCCGGAAACGCTGATTGAAAGCGAACTGTTCGGCTATGAAGCGGGCGCGTTTACCGGCGCGCTGAAGCGCGGCAAAAAAGGCTTGTTTGAAGAATCGGGGCATGGCACGATTTTTCTCGATGAAATAGGCGAGATACCGCTGCATGTGCAGGCCAAGCTGTTGCGCGTTCTGCAGGAAAAGGAAATTATCCGGGTTGGCGGGACACGGTCGATCCCGGTCGACATCCGGGTAATCGCGGCGACGAACCGCAATCTCTGGGAAGCGGTTCAGCAGGGCTCGTTTCGTGAAGACTTATATTACCGGATTCACGTTTTCCCGATCGCGATCCCGCCGCTGCGTAAACGGCGCGATGAATTCGCCTATCTGGTGCGTCATTTGCTGACGAAACTCAACGGCGAATACGGCCGCAACGTGGCGAAGGTTTCAAATGAAGCGATGGCGCTGTTGCTGCAGCATGACTGGCCGGGAAATGTGCGGGAACTCGAAAATGTTCTGGCGCGCAGCATGATCAGCATGCAGTTTTCGGAAACGGTGCTGCAGGCGGCGCATCTGCCGCAACTTGCGCAAACGGAACGCCGTCCGGCAAAAACGACTCCGGGCGCGCCAGCCTGCGCCGCGCTGACGCTCGCGGCGGCAGTAGAAGAGACGGAACGTGCGGCCATCCTCGCCGCGCTGCAAGCGGCGGGCAACAATAAGACGCTCGCGGCGAAACACCTTGGCATCACGGTGCGCAATCTATATTACAAACTGGAAAAATATCGCATCACGACCGGCGGACACGATATCGAGTGTGAAAAATAA
- a CDS encoding FUSC family protein, which yields MGVFSNKNMTTSSEASAGGWISVLAKLGVAIETFKIALASGISWWIASSVTENPYPVFAPLAAILTTQVTIADSLEKSVYRIVGVIFGVTIGGFFGNFFTVNALSVFVVIGLGLVLGNLLRLHPQITSQIGVSTLLVLQYGHSQGYMTGRIVETIIGAMVAVAINLLISPTQSGFLAKKTVMQSILQLTAIVDGMSKAEKTDDLAAGLYQARQAVQQIRSEQTGIIQLVQGLRFTPFRHAERNKLKELALVMNRIEHISVQARGIARSLFDLAEAEGQWKQFQQVLHDVAVCLTIFGRCIEGERNELLQEALQMAVREMRGNFSRYFIEMQQNAEYLVPEAGAIFSDLGRILDEIEDKFPDLNEKDVQFRSQHLGKSEVSANE from the coding sequence ATGGGCGTTTTTTCAAATAAGAACATGACGACGTCGAGCGAAGCGAGCGCGGGAGGCTGGATCAGCGTTTTGGCAAAACTCGGCGTGGCGATAGAGACTTTTAAAATTGCGTTGGCTTCGGGCATTTCCTGGTGGATTGCATCGAGCGTCACGGAAAACCCGTATCCGGTGTTTGCGCCGCTGGCGGCAATTTTGACGACGCAGGTAACGATTGCCGATTCGCTGGAAAAAAGCGTGTACCGCATTGTCGGCGTAATTTTTGGCGTGACGATCGGCGGTTTTTTCGGGAACTTTTTTACGGTAAATGCGCTGAGCGTTTTTGTTGTGATTGGCTTGGGTCTTGTGCTGGGGAATCTTTTACGGTTGCACCCGCAGATTACGTCGCAGATCGGCGTCAGTACGCTCTTGGTGCTGCAGTACGGCCACAGCCAGGGGTATATGACGGGGCGGATTGTGGAGACGATCATCGGCGCGATGGTTGCCGTGGCGATTAATCTGCTGATCAGTCCGACGCAGTCCGGTTTTCTGGCGAAAAAGACCGTCATGCAGTCGATTCTCCAGCTGACCGCTATCGTGGATGGCATGTCCAAGGCGGAAAAAACGGACGATTTGGCTGCGGGACTGTATCAAGCCAGGCAGGCGGTGCAACAAATTCGCAGCGAACAAACCGGTATCATCCAACTGGTGCAGGGGCTTCGCTTTACGCCGTTTCGCCACGCCGAGCGAAATAAGCTAAAAGAGCTGGCGCTCGTTATGAACCGCATCGAGCATATTAGCGTGCAGGCGAGGGGGATTGCCCGCAGCCTCTTTGACCTGGCGGAAGCCGAGGGACAATGGAAGCAGTTTCAGCAGGTGCTGCATGATGTGGCCGTATGCCTGACCATTTTTGGCCGCTGCATCGAGGGCGAGCGCAACGAATTGCTGCAGGAAGCGCTGCAAATGGCGGTGCGGGAAATGCGCGGGAATTTTTCGCGCTATTTCATTGAGATGCAGCAAAACGCAGAATATCTGGTGCCGGAAGCGGGAGCAATCTTCTCCGATTTGGGCCGGATTTTAGATGAAATTGAAGATAAATTTCCCGATTTAAATGAAAAAGATGTGCAGTTTCGTAGTCAGCATTTGGGGAAAAGTGAAGTGAGCGCCAATGAATGA
- the megL gene encoding methionine gamma-lyase: MRDIKTAGFNTQMVHAGQKPDPLTGALSTPIYQTSTFVFDSAEQGAARFALEEPGYIYTRLGNPTQDQLEEKMAVLERGEAGLAVASGMTAIAAPLWTLCSAGDHIVAANTLYGCTFALLSHAMPKFGIEVTFVDATDPENVDKAMKSNTKAVYIETPANPTMTIMNIKALASIAHRHGAQLMVDNTFMSPYCQRPLELGADIVVHSATKYLNGHGDVIAGVIVGRKDFVTQVRLEGVKDITGGCISPFNAWLILRGLKTLGVRMDRHCSNAMQVAQHLAQHPKVEAVYYPGLETHPQYALAKQQMTSFGGIISFEIKGGVAAGRKVMNSVELCSLAVSLGDTETLIQHPASMTHSPVPPEERLKAGISDGLIRLSVGLEDVADIIADLDQALAKI, from the coding sequence ATGCGTGACATTAAGACAGCCGGATTCAATACGCAGATGGTGCATGCCGGGCAGAAGCCGGACCCGTTGACGGGGGCATTGAGTACGCCGATTTACCAGACGTCCACTTTCGTGTTTGACAGTGCGGAGCAGGGGGCGGCCCGTTTTGCCTTGGAAGAACCGGGCTATATCTATACGCGTCTGGGAAATCCGACGCAGGATCAGCTCGAAGAAAAGATGGCGGTCTTGGAACGGGGCGAGGCTGGGTTGGCGGTCGCTTCCGGCATGACCGCGATTGCTGCGCCGCTCTGGACGCTGTGCAGCGCCGGAGACCATATCGTCGCGGCGAACACGCTCTACGGCTGCACGTTCGCCCTCTTGTCGCATGCGATGCCGAAGTTCGGCATCGAAGTCACGTTTGTCGACGCGACCGATCCGGAGAATGTCGACAAAGCAATGAAGAGCAATACGAAAGCGGTCTATATCGAAACGCCGGCGAATCCGACGATGACGATCATGAACATCAAGGCGCTGGCCTCGATCGCGCATCGTCACGGTGCGCAGCTGATGGTCGACAACACGTTCATGTCGCCGTATTGCCAGCGCCCGCTTGAACTGGGCGCCGACATTGTCGTGCACAGCGCGACGAAATATCTGAACGGACACGGCGACGTCATCGCCGGTGTTATTGTCGGACGCAAAGATTTTGTCACGCAGGTTCGTTTAGAGGGCGTTAAAGACATCACGGGCGGCTGCATCAGCCCGTTCAACGCCTGGCTGATTCTGCGCGGTTTGAAGACCCTGGGCGTCAGAATGGACCGGCACTGCAGCAATGCGATGCAGGTGGCGCAGCACCTGGCGCAGCATCCGAAGGTCGAAGCGGTCTATTATCCGGGTCTTGAAACGCATCCGCAGTATGCACTGGCCAAACAGCAGATGACCTCGTTCGGCGGCATCATCAGCTTCGAAATAAAAGGCGGCGTAGCCGCCGGACGCAAGGTGATGAACAGCGTGGAGCTTTGTTCACTCGCAGTCAGCCTCGGCGATACGGAAACGCTGATCCAGCATCCGGCCTCGATGACGCATTCGCCGGTTCCGCCGGAAGAACGCTTAAAGGCGGGCATCAGCGACGGACTGATCCGCCTGTCGGTCGGTTTGGAAGATGTCGCGGACATTATCGCCGACTTGGATCAGGCCTTGGCCAAAATATAA